ttgcgattaatttttttaatcgcattgaattatttttgttaattgtgtgagttaactgcgattaatcaacagctctaATTACAGGATACCTAACATAATTTATTAAAGACTCTCTTACTAAGGACAAAGTGCAAATTTTTAGGActttgaaaaagaagaaaacacataCTTTCAGTGCACCATACACATGAAAGGAACACTCAGTACAGTCCTAAAAAGCACTGCGTATGTATCATTACTGAAACCCGAAAAAACAGAGTATGACCATAGACGCTGCTGTAGGTTCCACATGCAGCTGAGTAGAATGGGTAAAATACTTCATTGAATATAAAAACACAGGACAGGTAACCAGTTTAAtagtttttagaagaaaaatgtatatggaattaaatatatatatttgttttttctagCGAAAGTTGGGTGAACAGGGAAATCTTTCTGAACTGGTTAATCTCATCCTGTCAGTTGCTGATGGAAACAAAGATGGTCGAGTTTCCTTACCAGAAGCAAAGTCAGCGTGGGCTCTTCTGCAGCTAAATGAATTTCTGCTTATGGTGATCCTCCAGGATAAAGAACACACCCCAAAATTGATGGGGTTTTGTGGAGATCTCTATGTGATGGAAAGAGTTGAATATACCTCTCTCTATGGAATAAGCCTTCCATGGATCTTAGAACTTTTCATTCCCTCTAGTTTCAGAAGAAGCATGGACCAGTGGTTTACTCCATCATGGCCTAGAAAGGCAAAAATAGCTATAGGGCTTTTAGAATTTGTGGAAGACATTTTCCATGGACCTTATGGGAATTTTCTTATGTGTGATACCAGTGCCAAAAACTTGGGTTATAATGATAAATATGACTTGAAAATGGTGGACATGAGAAAAATTGTACCAGAAATTAATTTGAAGGAATTACTTAAAGATCGTCACTGTGAGTCTGACTTGGACTGTGTTTATGGTACAGACTGTAGAACTCTATGCGACCAAAGTAAAATGAAATGTACCACAGAAATAATTCAGCCCAACTTGGCAAAAGTATGCCAGTTACTAAAAGACTATCTGCTTCGCGGTGCTCCGTCAGAAATACGCGAAGAGTTAGAGAAACAACTGTATTCTTGTATTGCCCTTAAAGTCACAGCAAACCAGATGGAAATGGAGCATTCTTTAATACTAAACAACTTAAAAACTTTATTG
This DNA window, taken from Trachemys scripta elegans isolate TJP31775 chromosome 8, CAS_Tse_1.0, whole genome shotgun sequence, encodes the following:
- the DIPK1A gene encoding divergent protein kinase domain 1A isoform X2, with translation MRMKYLFISWLVVFIGSWIIYVQYSTYTELCRGHDCKKIICDKYKTGVIDGSACSSLCAKETLYFGKCLSTKPNNQMYLGIWGNLQGVIKCQMEETIHLDLGTELEPRKEIVLFDKPTRGTTVQKFKEMVYGLFKRKLGEQGNLSELVNLILSVADGNKDGRVSLPEAKSAWALLQLNEFLLMVILQDKEHTPKLMGFCGDLYVMERVEYTSLYGISLPWILELFIPSSFRRSMDQWFTPSWPRKAKIAIGLLEFVEDIFHGPYGNFLMCDTSAKNLGYNDKYDLKMVDMRKIVPEINLKELLKDRHCESDLDCVYGTDCRTLCDQSKMKCTTEIIQPNLAKVCQLLKDYLLRGAPSEIREELEKQLYSCIALKVTANQMEMEHSLILNNLKTLLWKKISHTNDS
- the DIPK1A gene encoding divergent protein kinase domain 1A isoform X1, whose amino-acid sequence is MARRLFPGAWLRKRYYAQVRFSYMRMKYLFISWLVVFIGSWIIYVQYSTYTELCRGHDCKKIICDKYKTGVIDGSACSSLCAKETLYFGKCLSTKPNNQMYLGIWGNLQGVIKCQMEETIHLDLGTELEPRKEIVLFDKPTRGTTVQKFKEMVYGLFKRKLGEQGNLSELVNLILSVADGNKDGRVSLPEAKSAWALLQLNEFLLMVILQDKEHTPKLMGFCGDLYVMERVEYTSLYGISLPWILELFIPSSFRRSMDQWFTPSWPRKAKIAIGLLEFVEDIFHGPYGNFLMCDTSAKNLGYNDKYDLKMVDMRKIVPEINLKELLKDRHCESDLDCVYGTDCRTLCDQSKMKCTTEIIQPNLAKVCQLLKDYLLRGAPSEIREELEKQLYSCIALKVTANQMEMEHSLILNNLKTLLWKKISHTNDS